Part of the Pseudoliparis swirei isolate HS2019 ecotype Mariana Trench chromosome 18, NWPU_hadal_v1, whole genome shotgun sequence genome is shown below.
CAGATGTGATTGGACAGAAAGTTTCTCCTCCACGGACGCGACTAATCGCTCATAAAGGACATATGAGATTCTGGGCAAAGggggtggatgggggggggggggggggggaaccataATGcaaagagattaaaaaaaacttgcaaAAGCCAGCAGCCAAACCTTTGGCACAAACCAGCCAagcacagagcacaggtaccaCAGGTGGAACAGTTCTGAATGCGTTCTTCATGTGGCATTGGTGAATAGAATACCTCCGGTATGCTCCGTGTCTACAGGATTGTCACTTTCTGGGAAGTATCTGCTTGTCCTTGTTCTCAGGCCCTCAGACGTCTTTTTTTTGGGATAGTGCATATTGAAGGACACATGTACCTCTGCTCACATTGTCCTAGAATGACGATGTAGTGTCTCAGACTTGTTGGGTTTTTCACAAAGCTCGCTATCTGTGTGAGAACAACTCTAGGATGTATAGCCAGATAAGGTTTAACCCAAAAAATGTATTCAAGAAATCACGACGATTCTGTGTCAACAAGATGATGTGTTTGTTACTACAGATCTTGTTCTACTCCCCAGAGAGCCTTTTACTATCTGGCTTCTTGGCATGAGAACTTTCTAGCACTGACAGAATAAACATGCTAACACTGCGATGACAGCAGGTTTTTTGTATCAATCAAAGGCAAACCGAAGTGTGTGTCTGAAGGCTTATCTGAAGGGACCTGGCGGAGGAGAACTTCTTTGGCAACTCAGGAAGAGCAGAGAAACCctcaggatgaagaggagaggaactaATTATGAGTCAAACACTGAAATCGGTtcttgaagaagaggaggccgTTTTTCGTGTGGGTGGCGTCAGAGGAGGCCGGTGGGTAACGAAACTTGGCGTAAGTCTTgtcgctctctgattggctgatccaGGGAAGTCTAATTTTGGTTGCATGAttgacaatgacatcatcacaagaGCCCACATGGAGAGATCCCAATCCATCGATGAAAAACTctgcaaaacaaatgtaaactaAATGTTAGTCGACTGGTTTGGTTAACTTCTGAAACCTCTCCCAGTGGTCCAGTCAATAAAGGTTTCACATGCATGGTTCCCAAAGATGCCAGATATGTCATCTATAGgatatatatagaataaaaatataacataatattaatatttccaTTTTCTGGAGACATGAAGGCAGGGTGAAATGGGAGGATTTTAATGACCAAAAGCTAAGGGGGGAGAAGTTGGAATCTGGATGTTCGGggattgaattgaaattgaattacattttattcaaagcgtgcatttaattaaattatagcAGAGCACTTGATGTTGCTATGTTGGCATGCGCTGACAAGAACATTTTAGAACAGAATTTCTTTGGAACAATTATGATGGTATAATATCTTTAAACTAAAATGAGATATGAATTTTTGATACAATTTTCTTTAACAGTTTTTAAACTGATAATGCTGCTGCTTAATGGTTTTTCATCTGTGCCTTTTTCAGATACAGAGGGAAGCCTTTTGAATGTGCCAAGTAAACATTAGGTAAGTAATTAACTGAGTAAATATAGAGTAGTAGGTACAAACTGAATAGCCAACACATTGGTGTTAGGTTTTAGAGCATgcgttttcaatttgtattaaagaatgtaagccctatgaattattgtttactccacagggttgtaattattagaagaagattaataattacaattatattattaccgtgttgtttattctataccggtcaccctgagagcaaaaggttccagggtcacatctggttaatgagcagacacaggaacaaggtTTTGTTTCATGTCTCCCCACATACCTCACccacacctccatcacacactCAGGGTCATAAAACTCAAGCGGATAAGAAAAGGAGTTTCCTCAGCTGTTTGTATAACCATTTGCCtcaataaaaggactgtcgggggagaattgagccagagtgttttggagACGTGCGGAGGCACAGCTCAGGCATTCTCCTTGTGACAAGTAAAACTACGCGCtcgagtctgtcatctgtggtcattggagttggtctgaTAATGgaactagcggggctttatctttaaggtgaaaaccccacaATTGGATATAGTGAAATATGTTGGTTTGTCTGTACTTTAGTtcattagttatttttttacatacatGTAGCTTAAAtaatttgattaaattaaaACGAGTTACTTTGCGAAATTAATTTGCTTTATATTTTGAGGTATCGTCCTGCAAACATcttgacattttaaaacaacaaaacaaaacagttttACAATCTCCTTCTTACTGTCTACAGTTTAACCCGTAGAGGCTTTCGAACATGTGAAGATAGATCACAGGTACATATACTTATATTACATTGTATGTATTAATGTAACTGTTCCCATCTGAACTGTATATTTGATATGAAAATAATGCTTTCACTGCACTCACCCAGGTGAGCTACCCTGGCGAGGCGCGGGTCAAAGCCGACCAGCTGCACTTTGTCGGTGCGAGCCAGGAAGAAGTTAATGACTCCGTCTGTCACAACACAGTTGGGGAAGCCTTGGATGATGTGATGAAATCCTCTCCTCATATGTAAACAGTCGCCATCCTCCTCCCCTGACTCAATGGAGATGGTCTGTCTGTAGGTCGCAGTGTAACCTGTGGCTTCCCGCACTGCACCCCCCAcctggacgcacacacacacacacacacacacacacacacacacacacacacacacacacacactaacgtcACTGAGAGCAAAAACACCAGACTGTCAGTCATTTAGAACAAACAGTTTATCCCGCACCAGATCCAGGGTGGTTCTCTCTAAAATGTCCACCAGTTTCTCCAGCTTGGTGTTGGCTGTGAAGATGAAGTCATCATCCACCCACAGCACGTACTTTGTGGTCACCTGAGAGACGGCCAGGTTTCGTCCAGCAAACCAACCCTatgacacatgaagcagagcTTGAAGACCGAAGAGCTTCAATGTGGAATCAAAAGTCTTAGTCTGAATCAGGCACTCCTCCTACCTTTCCAAAAGGCATGATGTAATGTTCAATGTAAGGTCCAGAAATGGTTTGGGGTTTTTCGCTGTCATCAGCTATTACTATGGTGACAGTAGGATAGTATGTTCTCACACTGTTTATAAGATCCTGAAGCTTATCATACCGCAGGAAAGTCTTCGTAGCTATGGTGACAAGAGCACTGACATTGTACTCTGCAGAGAAGGAGGGTCAAACAACAGAGAAATGTTAACTTTCGCAAATTagataaaaaaatcaaagacTTAATGAATGACATGCTTGGTGGTGTTGTGTTTACCTCCTTTGGATCCTGTGTTGTACAGTTTGGGTGTCACACCGTGACGGACCTTGATACTGAAGCTGGCTTGATACCCCTCGGTCTCAAACTGCactaagagacacaacacacggTACTTTTAAAGCATTGAGTAGCGTCATACGATCCAACTGTAGCTGATGGATGCACAGGTGTGATATGCTGTTTGGAATAAGTCATCTACTTTACATGTAAAGTAGATGACTCGCATGATAAttaacaacatttagtttatcgtaaaatgctaattattttctcctgccacctttcagacattgtaatccaatttggatggaacaacttcgtgaccttaatgacacccagcaacacggtgagattataatccatttTAATGCCagaagcatgacattttttaaagatgttttttctttatttgtgttagagagacacacacaaacacacacacaaacacacaatcaccACAGTGAGTGAGGGGACgatctgcagcaaagggcccaccggaaatcaaaccttggccgctatgatgacgacaacatggggcacttgagtgtgaatctagccttttcattttgatttacaaccttagcattgaaaagagcaaaagttgatgcttgagatgattttggttttactgaagaggatgtacgtcttccccttgtcctttatctccttactctttctttttaggtgtgattacgactaccagcatggacctcaacaccttctttgctgttccactattctgacccatgatcggatacaagttgtcaaggataaacggtggtaagttgttttaagttcagtgtgttaatttaacaacagaataaattgttattgttagaaccactttgtcatgttgtaaatgctattaaaagttatattattgttaatcttttctattgtcttttttctggctgtagagagaatcatgtcagcccacagacaacctgttgacctgtgagtcttcaagcagtaatgatgactacgcctgccttaagttccagtttcctgaacatcatgtctgcaggagattcggtccccacctgtcttcagtctggacccaatGACTCAGACACCAGTCTTGTCGAGGCTAAATCGAGGTAAGCAGTGATGTAGTTCAGAATAGCAAACGATAGGTGCAAGCACAACTCAAACTTCCCTCAATTGATCATCCTCAATTAATTTTCTTGTGGTTTGAACTGATATCCCCCTTAAATTTATTTCCACGTATAGCAGTAACGTTTCATTAATTCTATGGCATATCGTCATGTGTACTATCTTACCCAAATCCACCCTAAATAGGTTTGCAACTCTGTCTCTGCACACAGGTGACATGTACTATAAATGTACTGGTAAATGCAGGAGGGCATTGTTTGCCATTGGACTGGGTCTCATTAACAAATTTAAATGTAAGGCGGAGGAAGATATATCAGCTATTGTACACTGAGTATTTCAGTTATACAAATCCACAACAGGCTACAGACGACTGTAATCtagtttatcctttttttgCAATAATAATTGTGTTATTGCTTATAGGGGTACATCAAAAGGTTTTATGTTGGTGTAtcttaaaacaatacaaacatgtttttaaatgatggaatTAATTAGATGGGCTGTTACCCTGGTTTTAACCTGAACCGCGTGAAACGTGATGATGGTCTTGATTGCCTGAGTGGACTCATCTGTAGGCTGCAAGATTACAGACATGTAACACATTGTAATGATGCCTTTATGCTAAGATGTGTCCTTATTCAACATTGAACCTgacttattaatattgtttaattaTAAAGGTGACTTTATCATTGGAGCTCAGTTTACCAGAAGGCAGtgaatgtgtatctgtttgCTCAAGCACTGCATCAATCTACTttgcctttgctttgtttttttggctgcagagaggatcacCTGATGTCAACATACGAGTTTTAAAGAAGAACTTCCCgaactttgtgtctgtgtgagactcTACCATGCTGGGTGCCCTCTTCAGTCAAGTCTGGACACAGCGACTCATTGCTCTTAATCAACTCTGGGCAAGTGGCTAATCTTTTGTTTATTCATGGGATAAccttcatgtccacatcctgtttCTTCAAGATCTCAACAATGCTTTGTGAGTAAACAACACATGTGAGTGGATCAGTTCAACCTGTTTTTCACAGAATCTTAGTTTCTTAAGGTTTTCATCAACAATGGTTTGTATCTTGATTTACAAAAGGTGTTATGAAGATATTTCCAtttgtaatttacaataatctaatgttgactgtaaaatctaTGCCAACCTATTGTTATACACTGTACCATGTTTTTGCAAAGGAATTCTGGTAACCATAGTTGCCAGCAACTTCCTTTGAACTTTGTAATAAAATACCGTCACTGTAATAAAGTTTACAGTATAACTATTGTTTTTACAAAACTTACTGTCATGTCTTGTATGTTCACCGTTAATTGgaacttttcaataaagtaccataatatattatacagttgtactgtgtttttcatTGGGTTTACATTAGAactacacatttcattttcattgggTTTACAGTAGAACTACACATTTCTAGTAGTGTTATATACATCGCCAGATTACTGATTTTAAGCATATTATGGTATTTTTCTCTGTAAATTTCATGGTATTCCAAGAATATTGCATGAGCATTGGATGCTAAATTTAAGGAAACTTTCCTGCATATTGAGAACATTTTTCATTGTATCATgacaaatgtacttgtttttagtgtaacattacttattttaagatgtattgcctaacatatatccttattgcaagatgatggtacttgtatttgctgaatttaagcacattttcctacatattaggaaaataattcttaaattgtttcattgtatcaagacaaatttacttgttttccatctggctacactagtttaaagatatttgtgggttctttaaggctagatacttttacttgttttaagaaatcttggcaagtcaaattttcctgttctgttggcagataatttggcttatttcaagtaatattccctcattttattactttttaggGTCCTCGctacgacttcgtcgtagaggaagggtgtggcctaatatataAAGGGTCCTAACTTCCAAATTACTTGCACTGTCTCCACCAAAATGCTAGACTATGTCCAAATGGGATCTCCTAACGTCCCCTAattttttcagaatatttgaacattagggggcgctacaatcaatccctcaatatcTGCCATTTTTGCATTATTTGTTCAGGTTTTGGGcggttgttaaacagttaactcctccaagagcttaaacccgattcattccaaacttgacctttgtcttgaaaaatctttttAAGATTTAACAAATATTAAAGTATGTTCGTTCTCCGGCAGGAAAAAGAAACACCATTCGCCATTAAAATGTAAGTTGATGTagctcggccatacattatccaatctgctccatatttctcagatATCATGAGATAATGACCATGAA
Proteins encoded:
- the b4galnt1b gene encoding beta-1,4 N-acetylgalactosaminyltransferase 1 isoform X1, which translates into the protein MSPPGFRMRSLRKTVLLAILVSVVLVLALLHSWPTRAYTTVDVWQRPGPIEERHLEERLPEPDHRLGNIRFHVRDNVASLLARNGCVCEGESGGVNMPFAQFMFPRVSAHPLHTAFEASELEEMKRRRAKEYNSFQKRTQSPADLLIIAEANNPLQYPTQGVEVRPLRTIIIPGLALRNVPRDHYLINITATLGTLNVAAGVDGVKMKGDGEMRMTLSSSLLPNLNRQLQFVTYTNTLFHPSTADTVQFETEGYQASFSIKVRHGVTPKLYNTGSKGEYNVSALVTIATKTFLRYDKLQDLINSVRTYYPTVTIVIADDSEKPQTISGPYIEHYIMPFGKGWFAGRNLAVSQVTTKYVLWVDDDFIFTANTKLEKLVDILERTTLDLVGGAVREATGYTATYRQTISIESGEEDGDCLHMRRGFHHIIQGFPNCVVTDGVINFFLARTDKVQLVGFDPRLARVAHLEFFIDGLGSLHVGSCDDVIVNHATKIRLPWISQSESDKTYAKFRYPPASSDATHTKNGLLFFKNRFQCLTHN
- the b4galnt1b gene encoding beta-1,4 N-acetylgalactosaminyltransferase 1 isoform X3; translation: MPFGKGWFAGRNLAVSQVTTKYVLWVDDDFIFTANTKLEKLVDILERTTLDLVGGAVREATGYTATYRQTISIESGEEDGDCLHMRRGFHHIIQGFPNCVVTDGVINFFLARTDKVQLVGFDPRLARVAHLEFFIDGLGSLHVGSCDDVIVNHATKIRLPWISQSESDKTYAKFRYPPASSDATHTKNGLLFFKNRFQCLTHN
- the b4galnt1b gene encoding beta-1,4 N-acetylgalactosaminyltransferase 1 isoform X4, with amino-acid sequence MRSLRKTVLLAILVSVVLVLALLHSWPTRAYTTVDVWQRPGPIEERHLEERLPEPDHRLGNIRFHVRDNVASLLARNGCVCEGESGGVNMPFAQFMFPRVSAHPLHTAFEASELEEMKRRRAKEYNSFQKRTQSPADLLIIAEANNPLQYPTQGVEVRPLRTIIIPGLALRNVPRDHYLINITATLGTLNVAAGVDGVKMKGDGEMRMTLSSSLLPNLNRQLQFVTYTNTLFHPSTADTVQFETEGYQASFSIKVRHGVTPKLYNTGSKGEYNVSALVTIATKTFLRYDKLQDLINSVRTYYPTVTIVIADDSEKPQTISGPYIEHYIMPFGKGWFAGRNLAVSQVTTKYVLWVDDDFIFTANTKLEKLVDILERTTLDLVRDKLFVLSVQVGGAVREATGYTATYRQTISIESGEEDGDCLHMRRGFHHIIQGFPNCVVTDGVINFFLARTDKVQLVGFDPRLARVAHLEFFIDGLGSLHVGSCDDVIVNHATKIRLPWISQSESDKTYAKFRYPPASSDATHTKNGLLFFKNRFQCLTHN
- the b4galnt1b gene encoding beta-1,4 N-acetylgalactosaminyltransferase 1 isoform X2 produces the protein MRSLRKTVLLAILVSVVLVLALLHSWPTRAYTTVDVWQRPGPIEERHLEERLPEPDHRLGNIRFHVRDNVASLLARNGCVCEGESGGVNMPFAQFMFPRVSAHPLHTAFEASELEEMKRRRAKEYNSFQKRTQSPADLLIIAEANNPLQYPTQGVEVRPLRTIIIPGLALRNVPRDHYLINITATLGTLNVAAGVDGVKMKGDGEMRMTLSSSLLPNLNRQLQFVTYTNTLFHPSTADTVQFETEGYQASFSIKVRHGVTPKLYNTGSKGEYNVSALVTIATKTFLRYDKLQDLINSVRTYYPTVTIVIADDSEKPQTISGPYIEHYIMPFGKGWFAGRNLAVSQVTTKYVLWVDDDFIFTANTKLEKLVDILERTTLDLVGGAVREATGYTATYRQTISIESGEEDGDCLHMRRGFHHIIQGFPNCVVTDGVINFFLARTDKVQLVGFDPRLARVAHLEFFIDGLGSLHVGSCDDVIVNHATKIRLPWISQSESDKTYAKFRYPPASSDATHTKNGLLFFKNRFQCLTHN